The sequence below is a genomic window from Bactrocera neohumeralis isolate Rockhampton chromosome 4, APGP_CSIRO_Bneo_wtdbg2-racon-allhic-juicebox.fasta_v2, whole genome shotgun sequence.
AAACTACGATGCGCAAAACTGTGGCACCACCCTGTGCAGAAGAAGggaaatgttttgttttaatttatgcattttgtgtatgtacatcgattcaaggtttggtgcaaGATTGGTATCAAATATTCTGTGTCAGGTTCATGATAGAgttgggcattcacagagaacgTGGAAAGCAGTTTCCACATTTCCTTTTAGCTTGCAGCTGGATTTCCATTTGAACTGAACTATTGGTTGAAAATGCGTATTAAGGTCTCTTATGATGATTTTCAGCGGCCATTGTATCAATTCAGCCTTGGTCTCGTCTAACGAGGCTCCTAGCTTGGCCTAATCATCTGCTTAttcgttgccgaaaatattCCGGGCCGGCAGGGAACCCAAATTATGGACAAGTGAAGTTGACTTTCCAGCGAACTTAaagttttgctgttgttgttgaatatGCTGGAATTAAACAATGACGTTCACAAGGTCAACAATACCGCTTGGCTATCCGTGTATATGATTGTTTTCTGTATTCTTGTTATTCAATAGGACTCCACAAGTTTTCTCTATACCTaatacttccgcttggaagatgttaatataagtatttatacgGAATGTGAAATATAAGCTTTACTCTATATTAATTGAACTTAATTGGGACTATATGGATACTAGATCCTATAATCAACCAAGAAGAATTATGCCTACGACTGAGTTTACTAAATCTGTCTAAAGCGAATTGCGTTGAATACAAGTGCGCATGGGTAGATATGGTATACTAAGaaaccataaaaataaatatttgaactaTTTTCCATTTACAATTTTCGTGAGCGTAGAAGattgaaatgcaataatttgaaaaataataattataaaagttgttaGCGTTTCCTAACTAAACAGATATgcaattatttgattttgcaCAGGGGTTGCCAATTGGGGTCGGTCGAATTAGATGCGATTTTGACGCTGCTTTTTGCTTAcgaaaaaaaccaagaaaaccGCTTAACTTCGGCTTCACTGAGCCTAACTTAATCCGAAAACTTTACCGGCCAACGCAAGACGTTTTGGTAGCTCTTTCTATCCACGTTGTTTGATACAAACAACCTTCAACTGAAATTATAGGGGAAAAAGATCTTGACTTtcatcagtcagtttgtatggagcTAAATGCCATAACGGGTCTTTGCgaatgaaaaagttgttcagATATTGGAGattgtcttggataataatccataccaaagtTCGTGAAAATATCGTATCAAATAAAACAAGGTTTCTATATAAGGTTTGAATCAGCTTTTAGCGATTCTGACAAACGATAAGCTTTTTTAAGAAAGGACATGTGTGAACTTCAGACCGATAATTGAAAAACTGAGAGACGGACAGACTTACGGGGTGGCTAACTCGACTCAGCTCGTcccgctgatcatttatatatactttacaaaCTTCGAGGTAATCGGGTATCTTGTTCATTGTATAGATATCATAACAAATCACATCAATGAGACAATGCGTCCTGAGGTGTCCTTACGAAGTCAGCTCGGCAAAGCTTCGAGGCTAATTTCGTCTTCATATTTCGATTTGAGGGAGAAGAAACGGCATGTagaatttgtattattatttaccTAGTTAAGACTCAAAAGTGTCTTTCTAAGGTGCTATAACCGTGGACCGGATTTTGGATCCCGAGGAGTGTTTTTCTGGTTCTTTATCGGAACGAGTTTAATAGGAACTAAATTCTTTaaaccaacgcagaataacacttgccaacaggtgctacttcggactgaataggcaattgagaagtaaagtcctctctaggcgaacaaaaaccaaacaacaacaactgatgagtcgaagtGGAGAGTTTTCGACGTTGGCCACTGCGAATATgccattcgatagaacgatgagttgtatgagatatacgacggcattgacatagttcagcgaattaaaagacagcggctccgctggctaggtcatgttgtccgaatggacgaaaactcttcagctcagaaagtattcgatacagtacccgccgggggaagcagaggaagaggagaccttcactccgttgaaaggacttagtgaaaaaggacctggcttcgcttggaatatccaattggcgccacgtagcgaaaagaagaaacgactggcgcgctgttgttattcCCCTCGTAACCTGTAAGAGCCTCGATTGCGGACCACCTTCGAGTTGAACTTAAATAATGCTAATCCCCAAACGATCAATTAGTTATATCATAAGAATTAACTATCTCAGGgtgtaaagaaaaatttagcAGAATTTGTTTGACAGTATTTCAAAAATTCGCTCGGCTTTAAACACGAAATGCCGCGACAAACACCTGACCGATCGATCCAATCATATTGTAAACccctttattttgaaaattacgtTGCTTAGTGAAACTATGTTCAAAGTTAAGTGAAGACAACAATTTCAAGTgagccaaaaacaacaacacactgTGTACACTTACTTGTTTGTATTGGCGGCGAGAGTGGCTGTTGCTGTTGGTTATGTGGCAACGGTTGCACCACAATCACCGGCCTTGTCTGACTGTCGTGCGGTAGAGGCGTCTGCTGTGCGGTGCGCGACTGTCGGAGTGGAGGTACTGGCGCTGGCGGTTGTGTTACGGGTGTGGTCGCTGGGAGTGGGGCGCTGGGATGCCAGCCCAGCGGCGCAGTAGTGCCATCGGCAACCAGACCACTGGTGACACCACTTCCTCCATTACTTGTTGAGCCGCTGGGCGCCGATGTGGATGCTATAGCCATGTCGTATGAAGGTGGCGCCTCCGTGGGCAAGCCCATGGCGGCCGAGGCAGATATGCGATGATCGCGTGTGGCAGCATTGTGGGCAGCAGGATCGATATCCGGGTAGAGCATAGCACGCTTTTGATCCATGCTTACTTACTATATGTTGATTTATTTGAGTATGTGTGTGCGGCTGGAATTCACAAAAGGTTTCAGAGGTCACCGATTAAATGTGTCAATTCACTTGCACAGCGTGCTATTGTTGTAATTtaacttgtttatttttgttgttgcttcgcgCTTCACTGCAACTCACATGCAATTCACCGAGTGATTTTGtaatcaaaagcaaataaaattgaaaaaacgaCGCCGTAGCGCGTTCGAAGCGTTCGCACGTCACCACGATCTACTCAGACTCGCTTGCACACCGCGACTGAAGTTACAAAGTTCGTCAGCTTATCCACGCTTGGATTTCTAGTCTGTGCTTTTCGTattcattttgcatttttttcaatctcatttatttatttatttttcattattccaCTTTACCATACATTTTCGTTTTATTCCGCTTGCCGCAATTACATATTTCATGCTTTGCACTGTTTAGCTGTTGTCGtgcttttttattgcttttgttgttccTCTGCTTCTCCTCGCCCTTACTACTGTCGCTTTTCCATATACTCGTATCTTTCAGCAGATCTACCGCTGAGCTACAAACATCTAGAGCTAGAGAGTtatggaaaaacaaaatattcgcgAAAAAACATCTTAAAACGGAATTCGTAAAAATGAAAGTCAAAAATCATAGTCACTTATGCCGATTAGCTTATCGAAGCCGAAAAGAGTGGTGGAGTGAGCTCAATTCTACTTGTTGGTTGAGTATTGGTACCCTCAGTAACAGCCGGAGTACATGTTTACCTAGATAGATagcaataatacaacaaaaacgaaatataCAGGGATCGCTTGATAAAACAGTGAATTCTGTATCTTTTTTAGTCGAAAAATTTCAatgtcttaaaaattaaaatgttggcCATCCGTAAAGTGGGATGTAAATATTATTCTTCCTCTTTattggcgtggacaccgcttGAGTGGTTATATTATCTTCTTTTGCTTTCCCTGCCGAGTACTACTTCGAATACCGTCAGAGTTGGATCGTTTTCATGACCtagccgctgtttcttaattcgttgaactttgtcaatgtcgtcgtatatctcatacagctcattcgccgttgccaacgcgcaaagggccataagTCTTTCACAAAACCTTTCTTCCGAAAATTCGtaatgccgactcatcagatgttcgTATCGTTTATGCCTCTgaactatatagcaggacggggatgattagtgacttgtagaatttggtttttgttcgacgagaggggactttacttGTCAATcgcctactcagcccgaagtagcacctgctggcaagagttattctccGTTAGATTTCGAAGCtgatgttgttggtgttaatgttggttctaagatagacgaaattatgtacgacttcgaagttatgactgtcaacagtgatgtgggagccaagtcaAGTGGTGTGTGGATCTTCCTTTCACGAGAGATTTCCAAGATTAGGCGCTTGGTGGAAATCTGGTCGATTGTAGATTTTTcagatctaaagccacactaataaggtcaAATCactttgttgacggtgggcttcggTCTTTCACATCGTATGCTTGTTAGAACCTTTATGCGATTTTGAGGAGGCGATATAGCGGTGATTGGCTCAGATTGTGGCGTCTCGACTTGCGGTCTTAATCCAAGTATCCTATGGGTTGCCAAAAATCATCCGTTTGgaggcaagctaaagtgagaaggcgaattaCCCCTCCCCAGGATTGTGTGCTTGGTTTGGTCAACCACCACCTAAAAAACATCCCAAGTGAAAGatcaaaacagcctcggataagagatTCCCCTTTTGATAGCATGTAAATATTAGGTGTTTCAAATACAAGGTGGAGGTCGGCCTACAAAAAGAAatcgtaataatttttttaatcaatatattatatttattttttttattctacagcaaaattcattttattttatatatttaatttttttttttttaattatggacCGAAAATGACCTCCATACTCAGCCTACCACCTACAcctaataagaaaataaatcattGCGGCCTGAAGGGTTGAAGTCGGGATTGCCTCAACTATCGACTTAATGAAATACTTCAATTTAATATGATTTCttggttttgttttgtatacCTCATGCTTGACATAATCCCACAAAAGAAAAATTGGTGCAGTCAGGTCAGGTAATCTGGCCCCAATCCCCTAGCGCAAAGTGGGGtttcttaatattaatttgttttcaaattttagttGGAGCTCCACAATAACCGGTATGGCTATTGCTCCATCTTGCTGCAACCATACTGCATTGAAAGGGATACATCTTTGGCGCAGTTCTGGGTAAAAAAAACTCATTCAACATCTTTAAATAGCGGTGCCCATTGATATTTACTGTTACACCGTTCTCTTcaaagaagtacggcccaacaATGCACCTGGAAGAAactactttttatactctcgcaacaatgttgctaacgagagtattatagttttgttcacataacggttgtttgtaagtcctaaaactaaaagagtcagatatagggttatatataccaaagtgatcagggcgacgagtagagtcgaaatccggatgtctgtctgtccgtccgtctgtccgtccgtccgtgcaagctgtaacttgagtaaaaattgagatatcatgatgaaacttggtacacgtattccttggctccataagaaggttaagttcgaagatgggccaaatcgacccactgccacgcccacaaaatggcggaaaccgaaaacctataaagtgtcataactaagccataaataaagatattaaagtgaaatttggcacaaaggatcgcattagggaggggcatatttggacccaattgttttggaaaagtgggcgtggccccgccccctactaagttttttgtacatatctcggaaactactatagctatgtcaaccaaactctacagagccgtttttttaaagcatttccatatacagttcaaaaatggaagaaatcggataataaccacgcccacctcccatacaaaggttatgttgaaaatcactaaaagtgcgttaaccgactcataaaaaacgtcagaaacactaaattttacggaagaagtggcagaaggaagctgcatccaggcttttttttaaaaattgaaaatgggcgtggcgtcgcccacttatggaccaacaaccatatctcaggaactacttgaccgatttcaatgaaattcggtatataatgttttcttaacaccctgatgacatgtacgaaatatgggtgaaatcggttcacaaccacgccttcttctaatataaagctattttgaattccatctgatgccttctctgtataatacgagtataaacattaggaaccaatgatgatagcggaataaaactttacaaaaatacggtatttgaaaaatatttaaatgacgaataatgaaatctcgattatcactttaccatgcgagagtataaaatgttcggtgacacccgaacttagcccttccttacttgttcttgtTTACATTTCAGTTAAGAAAACAATTACATATCTGTACCATGTTTAAGTGCTTacttatggcactttataggttttcctttaatggcgttttgttgTGGTGACAGTGGTCTGATTACgcctatctacgaactcgaCTTTTTTGTGTACCAAGGAACCGTCATACCaattttcatcaagatatcttaatttataCTCAAGTTACACCTTGCTCtgacaaacggacagacagaaagTGACCcgtatttcaacttttcttacgtacaatcgttaggtgaacaaaactattatactctgtagcaacatgttggaAGTGTATAAAAACCAATACACTAAATATTATGAGTTTTGTTAAACTAGTTGACTTTAGTTGTACGCCAAAGATAAACGTAATCAGTCCAGTCCTCTCTCTAGCCCAAATACGATTCTATTTATCGATTTTCCAATTGTCTTTATATTGTTAGTGTCggtcaatatatacatattttattggcATTAAGTAAACATCTTATCTTTAAAGTAATataatttgctataaaaaaattaaagtaaacgGTCCAAATGTTAAGCTAATCACCATATACTCAATGTGTACTCTCCATACCTTTGGTTGCCTTGGGTATGGGTTAGCGAGAGATACTTATATCAATAAATTTCTATGAGAATATAGAAGAAATTTGGTCTCCTTAGCCTCATAcatctaatataatatattcgtCACTTTATCTGACTTTATAACGTATGTATCGGTGTAATTGAAAACATCGCTTAAAATTTGAGGACATTATCTTTGTCTGCATGCGAAATTataccttccttacttgttatcaGAACTTGTTTGTTATCTATAAGTTTAAAGAAtgtttcattttctttttatgaCTAATACCAATATAAATAGCTAATACTGAAAATAGCTACAACATTAATCCTCTGATGGCCCAAATAACCCAGTTagttttggtttttggaaaGAAGTGTTCTTCGAACATTCCAGTAGCGGCAAaagttcttaaacaattttgTTCATTGATTATTGAGGTAAGAACTACTATCATGGATAAGTTCTTAAAACACTGGATTAATGGGAAGAAATTCGAAGTTGTCAAATTATGTTCCATAAATAATGGGAAAGTATAcccgtttaataaaaaataaaataaaaaactatttggTTGGTTTCTATGTCGAACCTTTGAAATCAGACTATATTGGACCATATTTTGCGTTACAAAAcctttttaaaatcaataaaaatgaatatatcGAGATTTATATCTTTACTATATAGCTTCAAATATGTTTATTCTTTACGAATTAGTATGTGTGAAAACgttcataaataatttcattttatttttgtttttgtaactgtAAAATGTTgtgtaatgaatttaaaaagtgtgttttaaaaatattgaaattgttgCATGTCCATCGTAGACTTCATTTTCTATGTCCTAATGGTTATTCCCGCACATAAGTGCCTAAGTAACGGTCACACATGCCACAATAGTGCGCCGTGTTCATGCAACTGCCAATGCAATATGGTAGACAAATGAAGCAATAAAGTCTGAAAGTAGAAAAAGAGGGAGTGATAATAAAATGCATGGAATATAgtattattttgttgtaaaagcAAGAGTGGTgggtatttttgaaaatatggtaTATTCTATAAATtagaacaatttaataaatgtttaaaagcgAGTATTTCAATAAGAGCGCCAAAAAAGATtgagatatcaatgaaattctttattcctgtgaaagtacattcaatgccattatgtatggcccgcttgcagaagtccagacgctgaacccaattttcgacagtttgcaagcataaatcaatttcaggttcgatattcgtacgaagttcatcaatcatgtttggcttgttggcatagatcaTAGACTTGACATAGCCCCACAGAAAAGAGTCTAACGGGGTCAAATCCctcgaccgaggcggccaattgactgagcCACCtagttcaccaaacttg
It includes:
- the LOC126754605 gene encoding splicing factor 1 isoform X2, with amino-acid sequence MDQKRAMLYPDIDPAAHNAATRDHRISASAAMGLPTEAPPSYDMAIASTSAPSGSTSNGGSGVTSGLVADGTTAPLGWHPSAPLPATTPVTQPPAPVPPLRQSRTAQQTPLPHDSQTRPVIVVQPLPHNQQQQPLSPPIQTTSATMPIKLGPHPCSVTCPVCGANETTRLIFTPNTRTHICAGLLCLAGIVMKIKFLAFHLQLVLLCLYGALLHEQLSDR
- the LOC126754605 gene encoding lipopolysaccharide-induced tumor necrosis factor-alpha factor homolog isoform X1, translating into MDQKRAMLYPDIDPAAHNAATRDHRISASAAMGLPTEAPPSYDMAIASTSAPSGSTSNGGSGVTSGLVADGTTAPLGWHPSAPLPATTPVTQPPAPVPPLRQSRTAQQTPLPHDSQTRPVIVVQPLPHNQQQQPLSPPIQTTSATMPIKLGPHPCSVTCPVCGANETTRLIFTPNTRTHICAGLLCLAGWCCCACTVPYCMNSCRTGNHYCSRCNTFLGVYNPRRARK